From the Candidatus Hydrogenedens sp. genome, the window CCGCAATAGCACTGTCCCCATTTTTCTTTACAGTGTTAACAATCCATTGTACTGTTTTTATAACGGAATCTTTGTTGTCCTGAGAAACATCCTCTGAAGAATAACGAGAATTAATCCATTGTTTAAGTTGGTATAAGTGGGAATCGTTTAGAATTTCAAATGTTCTCATTACTTTTACTCCTCATGAATACGCTGTATGTCAGCACCAAGACTGGCAAGTCGTTCTTCTATCCGTTCATATCCTCTATCTAAATGATAGACCCGAGATATAATTGTTTCTCCTTCTTTAGCCATAAGCCCTGCAATCACAAGTGCAGCACTGGCTCTTAAATCAGAAGCCATAACCGGTGCCCCATAAAGTTGCTTTACACCGCGTATAATTGCCGTATTTCCTTCTAAACTAATATCTGCGCCCATTCGTATTAGTTCTGCAGCATGAAGGAACCTATTTTCAAAGACAGTCTCTTTTATAATACTTGTTCCTTCTACACAGGTAAAAAGAGCCATCATTTGTGCCTGTAGGTCAGTCGGAAAGCCGGGATAGGGGAGAGTTGTTATATTGATTGCTTTTAAGGGTTTAGCAGGAGACTTAACACGGATAGAGTGTGTGCCTATTTGTATGTCAGCACCCATTTCATTAAGTTTTGTAATAAATGTGTGGAGATGCTCCGGGATTACATTATTTACCTGAACATCGCCATTTGTAGATAGTCCCGCAATAAGAAAAGTTCCTGCTTCAATTCGGTCAGGAATGACATGATGTTCGGTTCCTTTTAAAGATTTTGTTCCTTTTATTGTTATAACTTCTGTCCCAGCCCCTTCTATTTTAGCACCGAGTTTATTAAGAAAATTGGCTAAATCTACTATTTCAGGTTCTTGTGCGGGATTGAATAAACGAGTAGTCCCTTTAGCCCGAGATGCGGCCATCATAAGATTTTCAGTAGCACCAACACTTGGAAAATCTAAATAAATATCAGCCCCTTTTAATTTTCCTTCTGCAATAACATAACCTTCTTCCAACCGTATACGGGCTCCTAATTGTTCCAATCCTTTTAGATGTATATCAACGGGACGGGTTCCAATAGCACAACCTCCTGGTAAAGATACTCGGGCTTTGCCATATCGGGCTAATAAGGGACCTAATATAAAAAAAGAGGCACGCATTTTGCGAACAAGGTCGTAAGGAGCTACAGGGGAAATCCGATTAGGAACAGAAATTGTCATATATCTTCCTGTAAACTCTATCTGGACACCCATCTGGGTCAATAATTTATCCATGGTAAATACATCATGTAAGCAGGGAACATTATGCAGAACACATGGAGATTCTGCAAGAATTGATGCTGCCATTAAAGGTAATACAGCATTTTTTGCTCCATGAATCGAAATTTTGCCTCGTAATGGATTATTACCGTGAATTATTATTTTATCCATAGTATTAAAATTTCTTAAAAATTATAAAAGATAAAAAGATTAATATTTATTTTACTAAAGTTGACAGCCTTTTTTATAAAAGAAATATATCGTATAAAACAAGTAAGTCTATTGATTAGAGGTAGGTGTTTCGGAAGGAGATTTTTCTCCCGCAGAGGATTGATTGTTACTCGGAGGAGTTGTTGTTGTTTCTATAGGTGGCGTATTTGCTTTATTATTATCCACGGTTACAGGAGTTGTTGTGTTGGGAGTTTTATTATTAAACAAAGCATCCAATTCCTTACTTTGTTCTGTGGAAATTTCATTTGTGACTAAGTTAGGAGCGGTACCTTTCCCAACTTTACCAGATATTGTTGAAAGCAAAATGGCTAAAACCATAAATATCCCAGCACTGATATAGGTAAGTTTTTGAGGTAAGGTTCGTGCTAATTTGGGACCGAAAACAGACTCAGAACCCGGACTTAATCCGAAAGCACCAGCAAAACCTGCCCCTTTACCTTTTTGGAGTAATACAATAGTGATTAAAGCAACACAACAAGGTAAGTATACAAGAACAAGTAATACCCACCAAAATGTTGTTAATGAAAAGATAGTTTCTAACATAGTCTGTTAAAATATCCTTTTAGGGTTAAAATTTATAAGCATGCCTTAATTATTTGAGCAAAACTGTCTGCTTTTAAGGAAGCACCACCGACAAGAAATCCATTGACATCGGGTTGAGATATAAGTTCTTGTGCATTTTCAGGTTTTACACTTCCACCATACTGAATCGGGATGTTCTCTGCAGTTGATTTTCCGAATTCCCTTTCTATAAGTGACCGTATAAATGCATGGGCTTCTTGTGCCTGTTCTTTTGTTGCGTTTTTACCCGTTCCAATAGCCCACACGGGTTCGTAAGCAATAACAACACTTTTTAACTGGTCCGCGGTTAAATCACGAAGTCCCTCTATAATTTGTCTTCTTAAAACGGATTCAGTCTGATTACCCTCTCTTTCATCAAGGGTTTCCCCAACACAAAACATAATTTTTAATCCTGTTTCT encodes:
- the tpiA gene encoding triose-phosphate isomerase, with amino-acid sequence MIKPVIAGNWKMNKKVNEAIELVKNLKTLVEGINQVDIIVCPPFTSLYPVSEIIKGTNIQLGGQNCYLKESGAYTGEIAPQMLLDVGCQWTIIGHSERRQYFNETDSLLNQKLKYVVETGLKIMFCVGETLDEREGNQTESVLRRQIIEGLRDLTADQLKSVVIAYEPVWAIGTGKNATKEQAQEAHAFIRSLIEREFGKSTAENIPIQYGGSVKPENAQELISQPDVNGFLVGGASLKADSFAQIIKACL
- the murA gene encoding UDP-N-acetylglucosamine 1-carboxyvinyltransferase, with protein sequence MDKIIIHGNNPLRGKISIHGAKNAVLPLMAASILAESPCVLHNVPCLHDVFTMDKLLTQMGVQIEFTGRYMTISVPNRISPVAPYDLVRKMRASFFILGPLLARYGKARVSLPGGCAIGTRPVDIHLKGLEQLGARIRLEEGYVIAEGKLKGADIYLDFPSVGATENLMMAASRAKGTTRLFNPAQEPEIVDLANFLNKLGAKIEGAGTEVITIKGTKSLKGTEHHVIPDRIEAGTFLIAGLSTNGDVQVNNVIPEHLHTFITKLNEMGADIQIGTHSIRVKSPAKPLKAINITTLPYPGFPTDLQAQMMALFTCVEGTSIIKETVFENRFLHAAELIRMGADISLEGNTAIIRGVKQLYGAPVMASDLRASAALVIAGLMAKEGETIISRVYHLDRGYERIEERLASLGADIQRIHEE
- the secG gene encoding preprotein translocase subunit SecG; protein product: MLETIFSLTTFWWVLLVLVYLPCCVALITIVLLQKGKGAGFAGAFGLSPGSESVFGPKLARTLPQKLTYISAGIFMVLAILLSTISGKVGKGTAPNLVTNEISTEQSKELDALFNNKTPNTTTPVTVDNNKANTPPIETTTTPPSNNQSSAGEKSPSETPTSNQ